TCTCGGCTCTTGGCTCTCGGCCTTTAAAATATCCCCATGACCGAGCCCACCACCGCCTCCTACTGCCATGCCGTGCGTGCAGGAAAACTGGACCCGATGCACACCCTGTACCACGACACCGAGTATGGGTTCCCCCTGCTGGAGGATCACCTGCTTTTTGAGCGTCTGGTTCTGGAGATCAACCAGGCTGGACTGTCCTGGAGCACCATCCTGAAGAAAAAGGACCATTTTCGGGTGGCTTTCGATGGTTTCGATCTGCCCACCGTTGCTGCTTACACAGCAGAGGATGTGGAGCGCCTGATGAAAGATGCGGGAATCATCCGAAACCGTCTGAAAATCGAGGCCACCATTGAGAATGCCAGACGCATCCTGGTTTTGCAGCAGGAACACGGGTCTTTCAGGGCATGGCTGGACCATCACCATCCCAGGTCAAAGGCTGAATGGGTCAGGCTTTTCAAAGGCACATTCAGGTTCACGGGAGGGGAGATTGTGGGGGAATTCCTGATGAGCACTGGATACCTTCCTGGGGCGCACCACCCGGACTGCCCGGTTTACGGAAAGGTTCTGGAGCTTTCGCCTCCCTGGACAGCTGGCTTGTAAAAGCTTTTGGTTCTGGTGGATGATGTTTGCGGAATTCAGGTTTTGAAACCTGTTTCCCAAAAATTCCGGGAGAAATCCTGCTCCTGTTGCTGAATCTTCTGGACACAGCAAAGCTCCATGATGAGAGCCCTGTGTGTTCTTTTCAGAATGGTGAAAGAAAAACCCTGTACTATGGAGGGAACGGGAGCTTTAGG
This DNA window, taken from Deinococcus cellulosilyticus NBRC 106333 = KACC 11606, encodes the following:
- a CDS encoding DNA-3-methyladenine glycosylase I, which translates into the protein MTEPTTASYCHAVRAGKLDPMHTLYHDTEYGFPLLEDHLLFERLVLEINQAGLSWSTILKKKDHFRVAFDGFDLPTVAAYTAEDVERLMKDAGIIRNRLKIEATIENARRILVLQQEHGSFRAWLDHHHPRSKAEWVRLFKGTFRFTGGEIVGEFLMSTGYLPGAHHPDCPVYGKVLELSPPWTAGL